The Strigops habroptila isolate Jane chromosome 13, bStrHab1.2.pri, whole genome shotgun sequence genome contains a region encoding:
- the LOC115615275 gene encoding neuritin-like, whose product MEQRRGTAVLLLAMGHLAVLLASGTACTNIYQGFSECVVKLGENMATYEEADGIELQGLHRVCGYWDEFHACALTALWECQKEAAAIWEMLRRESRKIKFQGSLFDLCSPSTAQSFAWTRVPNVSILGIPLIVTWMNL is encoded by the exons ATGGAGCAGCGGCGGGGTACGGCAGTGCTGCTTCTCGCCATGG GGCACCTTGCCGTGCTGCTGGCATCAGGCACTGCCTGCACCAACATTTACCAAGGCTTCTCGGAATGCGTCGTCAAGCTGGGGGAAAACATGGCTACGTATGAAGAGGCAGATGGCATCGAGCTGCAGGGGTTGCACCGAGTCTGTGG GTACTGGGATGAATTTCATGCGTGTGCCCTGACAGCACTCTGGGAGtgccagaaggaagcagcagccatcTGGGAGATGCTGAGAAGAGAGTCTCGGAAAATCAAATTTCAAGGCAGCTTGTTTGacctctgcagccccagcacagcccagagctTTGCCTGGACCCGTGTTCCGAATGTTTCAATCCTTGGCATCCCCCTCATTGTTACTTGGATGAACTTATAA
- the LOC115615379 gene encoding uncharacterized protein LOC115615379, whose protein sequence is MSPMKPQPLQGSSPSPDAQKFRNSGVMLRLRYTGNRPCPENNTPYSLIPCPLDPILVPPNAAPKEEHFCPAGGRAQPLSERGQKELPTESKELVGAEAGAGPGLCPGPAGREHGRSPLPSLLWQVLKPLPLRKVLKRSRRRILQLHAPACQSWLFQHVLELEDEAASRTKVGLQEEEEMEVDVEVEEEEAMEVDAEEEEAMEVD, encoded by the exons ATGTCCCCCATGAAGCCGCAGCCCCTTCAGGGCTCGTCCCCATCCCCTGATGCGCAGAAGTTCCGGAACTCCGGTGTGATGTTGCGGCTGCGTTACACCGGCAACCGCCCGTGCCCAGAGAACAACACA CCCTACTCCCTTATTCCCTGCCCCTTGGATCCGATCTTGGTACCTCCAAATGCAGCCCCAAAAGAAGAGCACTTTTGTCCTGCTGGTGGCCGAGCCCAGCCCTTGTCGGAGCGAGGACAAAAAGAGCTGCCTACGGAGAGTAAGGAGCTGGTGGGTGCTGAGGCAGGTGCGGGACCGGGTCTGTGCCCGGGTCCCGCAGGCAGGGAGCACGGCCGCTCACCcctgccctctctgctctggcaggtcCTCAAGCCCTTACCGCTCCGCAAGGTGCTGAAGCGCAGCAGGCGCAGGATCCTCCAGCTGCACGCGCCAGCCTGTCagagctg GCTTTTCCAacatgtgctggagctggaggatgagGCTGCCAGCAGGACCAAAGTGGggctgcaagaggaggaggagatggaagtcgatgtggaggtggaggaggaggaggcgatgGAGGTGGatgcggaggaggaggaggcgatgGAGGTGGACTGA